From a single Cyclobacterium marinum DSM 745 genomic region:
- a CDS encoding efflux RND transporter permease subunit has protein sequence MSSLSTISIRRPVLSIVMSLTILIFGIIGISFLGIREFPSVDPPVVNVRTTYVGANADVIEAQITEPLEEAINGISGIKSLSSISNDGNSSITVEFEIGADMEAAANDVRDKVSRAQRNLPPDTDPPIVSKQDADTQPIVFLNVQSDQRSLLELSDIATNIFKERLQTINGVSEIRIWGEKEYAMRLRMDPLRMASYGITPTDVLNKVQSENVELPTGKIEGESIELSVRTRSRMSTSEEFNRLIIKEESNNVVRFQDIGNAEVAPLNERTVLKRDGVPMVGVALVPLPGSNSIEIIDEFYRRLEFIKKDLPEDIQLGIGFDTTKFIRNSISEVQQTIFVAFLLVVLIIFLFLRDWRTTFIPVLTIPISLIGVFFIMYMAGFSINVLTLLGIVLSIGLVVDDAIVVLENIYTKIENGENPENAAEQGAEEIFFAVIATTVALAAVFLPVIFLTGTTGRLFREFGVVVAGAVIISSFVALTMTPMLSSKLLKRREKQNWLYNKTEPFFLWLNKVYVQALSSYMKIKWMSFVLVGVMGLGTYYLFNNIPSELAPLEDRGQIRINMAGPEGATFSYMDRIIDEMTVELSEMIPEEERAGLISVTSPGFSSASTNSGFIRLVLNDAATRERSQQEIFDEVAVYLKNKTAVRAFGAQEPSIGDRRAGLPIQYVIQAQTLEKLKEIIPVFMDKVSQSPVFTFPDVNLKFTKPEIEVEIDREKARNIGVSVQEIARTLQLSYSGQRFDYFIMNGKQYQVVGEMQLEDRNEPINLRMLYVRSDDGELIQMDNLVKINERSTPPQLYRYNRFVSATVQAGLAPGETVGSGLEEMDKIAAEVLDETYTTDVAGLSKEYRDSSSSLVFAFVFALILIYLVLSAQFESFMDPLTIMFTVPLAIFGALFSLWLFDFTLNVFSQIGIIMLIGLVTKNGILIVEFANQRKAQGIPISEAIEGAAAARFRPILMTSLSTILGILPIALALGAGSEGRVPMGVAVVGGMLLATLLTLFIIPGIYTYLTSKKGRLARV, from the coding sequence ATGTCAAGTTTATCTACAATCAGTATTCGAAGACCCGTATTGTCCATAGTGATGTCGCTCACTATTTTAATTTTTGGAATCATTGGCATTTCCTTTTTAGGAATCCGAGAATTTCCTAGTGTGGATCCACCTGTGGTAAATGTGAGGACCACTTATGTGGGGGCCAATGCGGATGTGATTGAGGCACAGATTACAGAACCTCTTGAGGAAGCCATTAATGGCATTTCCGGAATAAAATCCTTGTCTTCCATCAGTAACGATGGGAACAGTAGCATTACAGTGGAATTTGAAATTGGAGCAGACATGGAGGCTGCAGCCAACGATGTAAGAGATAAAGTGTCTAGGGCCCAAAGAAACCTTCCTCCCGATACTGATCCACCTATCGTTTCCAAGCAAGATGCAGATACACAGCCTATCGTATTTTTAAATGTACAAAGTGATCAACGTAGTTTATTGGAATTGTCCGATATCGCTACAAATATTTTCAAAGAAAGGCTTCAAACAATCAATGGTGTCAGTGAAATAAGAATTTGGGGGGAAAAGGAGTATGCCATGCGTCTGCGAATGGACCCCTTGAGAATGGCTTCCTATGGCATTACACCCACAGATGTATTGAACAAAGTGCAAAGTGAAAATGTGGAACTTCCTACCGGTAAAATTGAAGGGGAATCCATAGAGCTTTCAGTTCGAACACGAAGTAGAATGAGTACTTCAGAAGAATTTAACCGGCTCATCATCAAAGAGGAATCTAATAATGTCGTGCGCTTTCAAGACATAGGAAATGCTGAGGTAGCTCCTTTGAATGAAAGGACAGTACTCAAAAGAGATGGGGTGCCTATGGTGGGAGTGGCCTTGGTTCCTTTGCCCGGTTCCAACAGTATTGAAATTATAGATGAGTTTTACCGAAGACTGGAATTCATTAAGAAAGACCTGCCAGAGGATATTCAGCTGGGTATAGGTTTTGATACTACTAAATTCATTCGGAATTCCATTAGTGAAGTGCAACAGACGATATTTGTAGCCTTCTTACTAGTGGTACTGATCATCTTTCTTTTTTTAAGAGATTGGAGAACGACCTTTATTCCCGTACTCACCATCCCCATTAGTTTAATTGGTGTATTTTTTATCATGTATATGGCAGGGTTTTCTATCAATGTATTAACCCTGTTGGGCATCGTTTTATCGATAGGCCTGGTGGTAGATGATGCCATCGTGGTGTTAGAAAATATTTATACTAAAATAGAAAACGGAGAAAATCCGGAAAATGCAGCAGAGCAGGGAGCGGAGGAAATATTCTTTGCGGTGATAGCCACCACTGTGGCCTTGGCAGCAGTTTTTTTACCGGTGATATTTCTTACAGGAACCACCGGTAGGTTGTTTAGAGAGTTTGGTGTGGTAGTGGCCGGTGCGGTGATCATTTCTTCTTTTGTGGCCCTCACCATGACACCAATGCTCAGTTCCAAACTACTGAAGAGGAGGGAGAAACAAAATTGGTTGTATAACAAAACAGAGCCTTTCTTTCTTTGGTTAAATAAGGTTTATGTGCAAGCCCTATCCTCATATATGAAGATAAAGTGGATGTCCTTTGTATTGGTAGGGGTAATGGGGCTTGGAACCTATTATCTATTTAACAATATCCCTTCCGAGCTTGCCCCTTTAGAGGACAGGGGACAAATAAGAATAAATATGGCCGGACCTGAGGGAGCTACTTTTAGCTATATGGACCGAATTATTGATGAAATGACCGTGGAATTGTCTGAGATGATTCCTGAAGAAGAAAGGGCAGGATTAATTTCGGTTACTTCTCCCGGTTTTAGTTCAGCCAGTACCAATTCAGGATTTATAAGGCTGGTTTTAAATGATGCAGCAACAAGGGAAAGAAGTCAGCAAGAAATTTTTGATGAGGTTGCCGTTTATTTAAAGAATAAAACAGCCGTTAGGGCTTTTGGGGCGCAGGAGCCTTCCATTGGAGACAGGAGGGCGGGATTACCCATTCAATATGTTATTCAAGCCCAGACATTGGAGAAGTTGAAAGAAATTATCCCGGTTTTTATGGATAAAGTAAGCCAAAGCCCTGTTTTTACTTTTCCTGACGTGAATTTGAAATTTACCAAGCCTGAAATAGAAGTAGAGATCGATAGGGAAAAAGCCAGAAACATAGGAGTTTCGGTGCAAGAAATTGCGCGGACACTCCAGTTGAGTTATTCCGGTCAACGATTTGATTACTTTATCATGAATGGTAAGCAATATCAGGTAGTAGGAGAAATGCAGTTGGAGGATAGGAACGAACCTATAAACCTCAGGATGCTCTATGTCAGAAGTGATGATGGAGAATTAATTCAAATGGATAATTTGGTCAAGATCAATGAAAGAAGTACTCCCCCACAACTTTACCGTTACAATAGGTTTGTAAGTGCCACGGTGCAGGCAGGCCTTGCTCCGGGAGAAACGGTAGGTTCTGGGCTTGAGGAAATGGACAAGATTGCTGCTGAAGTACTTGATGAAACCTATACCACCGATGTGGCCGGTCTATCCAAGGAATATAGAGACAGTTCTAGTAGTTTGGTGTTTGCCTTTGTGTTTGCTTTAATATTGATCTACCTCGTTTTATCTGCACAATTTGAAAGTTTTATGGATCCATTGACAATTATGTTTACTGTTCCACTGGCAATCTTTGGTGCTTTATTTTCATTGTGGTTATTCGATTTTACCCTTAATGTTTTTAGTCAAATAGGAATAATCATGCTCATAGGCCTTGTGACCAAGAATGGAATTTTGATTGTGGAGTTCGCCAATCAACGTAAAGCTCAAGGGATCCCTATATCAGAGGCCATTGAAGGAGCAGCAGCTGCAAGGTTCCGCCCCATTTTAATGACTAGTCTCTCCACAATATTAGGTATACTTCCAATTGCATTGGCTTTGGGGGCGGGTTCAGAAGGAAGGGTGCCTATGGGAGTGGCAGTAGTAGGTGGGATGTTACTCGCCACACTGCTTACCTTATTTATTATTCCGGGTATATATACTTATTTGACATCTAAAAAAGGAAGATTAGCAAGAGTTTAA
- a CDS encoding TolC family protein, with amino-acid sequence MKKIILLGMMVAFSCTLYGQEGEPLTFEKAVEIGLENNFDVKIATNQVLLAENEKKQAGSLLMPVLDLNNTRIYRKEDTEQAFVSDPENPRIIPNAQTRNNNYSLVAIYGFRADAVVALQRLGKLKEVSELEAKVVIENTVAAIATAYYRLVLELQRYEVLSHTLKLSDERLEIAKAQYELGRASKRDFLAAQVDYNADLTALVAQEQVIQNSRVNLNELLAIGPDKDFLVNDTITIEDSFSLEELKESAFDQNKGFLATQRMENVAYLQLKELRAQRLPTITLNGSYIDNTLNSDAGFLLSNQQQGINLGATISLNLFSGLALNKRIQAAKIQINNQKHLIEQYENQMLSDLQRTFNTYQNSKRLLEIEKLNYEVAVESSDITLDRFRLGITNYLEFRDAQVSRLQAESRLIESLYTIKENEIELMRLSGNIYFANLGENSQ; translated from the coding sequence ATGAAGAAAATAATATTGCTAGGAATGATGGTGGCCTTTTCCTGTACATTGTATGGGCAGGAAGGTGAACCTTTAACTTTTGAAAAGGCAGTTGAGATTGGATTAGAAAATAACTTTGATGTTAAGATTGCTACCAATCAGGTTTTGTTGGCAGAAAATGAGAAAAAGCAAGCCGGAAGTCTGCTGATGCCTGTACTCGACTTAAACAATACGCGAATATATAGGAAGGAAGATACGGAGCAAGCCTTCGTTAGTGATCCGGAAAACCCAAGAATCATCCCCAATGCGCAAACCAGAAACAATAATTATAGTTTAGTAGCCATTTATGGTTTTAGGGCTGATGCAGTGGTTGCCTTGCAGCGATTAGGAAAACTGAAAGAAGTTTCTGAGCTCGAAGCCAAGGTAGTTATAGAAAATACGGTAGCCGCTATTGCCACGGCTTATTATAGGTTGGTGCTTGAGCTGCAACGGTACGAGGTGCTTAGCCACACTTTAAAATTGTCTGATGAAAGACTGGAGATTGCCAAAGCTCAATATGAATTGGGAAGGGCATCTAAAAGAGATTTTTTAGCAGCTCAGGTAGATTACAATGCGGACCTTACAGCTCTAGTAGCCCAAGAACAAGTGATCCAAAACTCAAGGGTTAATCTGAATGAATTACTAGCAATAGGGCCGGATAAGGACTTCTTGGTAAATGATACCATTACTATAGAAGATTCCTTTTCGCTTGAAGAATTGAAAGAAAGCGCTTTTGATCAAAATAAGGGTTTCTTGGCTACTCAAAGAATGGAGAATGTCGCCTATCTCCAATTAAAAGAGCTGAGGGCACAAAGGCTGCCGACCATAACTTTGAACGGGTCTTATATAGACAATACTTTAAATTCAGATGCTGGATTTTTGCTAAGTAATCAGCAACAAGGAATTAATTTGGGAGCAACCATAAGCTTAAACTTATTCAGCGGATTGGCCCTAAACAAGCGCATTCAGGCAGCTAAAATTCAAATCAACAATCAGAAGCATTTGATCGAGCAATATGAAAATCAAATGCTGTCTGATTTACAAAGGACCTTCAATACCTATCAAAACAGCAAGCGGCTTTTGGAGATAGAAAAATTGAATTACGAGGTGGCTGTGGAAAGTTCTGACATTACATTAGATAGGTTTCGCTTGGGAATCACAAATTATCTTGAGTTTAGGGATGCCCAAGTGAGTAGACTGCAAGCTGAGAGCAGATTGATAGAGTCGCTATACACCATTAAAGAAAATGAAATAGAACTTATGCGGCTTTCCGGAAATATTTATTTCGCCAATTTGGGAGAGAATTCACAATAA
- a CDS encoding efflux RND transporter periplasmic adaptor subunit — protein MKNQTKIILSVIILLVIGFIFFYPRMELFTEGETAGTESVATGVQSNLPVNVIKLKEEPLESNLNITGSLIPNEIVNLRPEVNGLVEKITFKEGQFVKKGTPLLYLNDDELKAQFDRLAYTKKLYESQEKRQKQLLTKEAISQEEYDIVLNQYNTNLADLRLIEAQLSKMVIRAPFDGELGFRQISEGSVIGTSDLIATIVNVDPIKIEFSIPERYSNEIKVGTIIYFNSNVSDDEAEGKVYAIERNIDAATRTLKIRAQSPNREKKFLPGMFVRVRLVLDEVSDAILVPSESVIPELEGYKVFVAKDGVIESRRVEIGQRSDTRVQLLEGVKPGELVLTTGVLQAKDGMSVDVNLTN, from the coding sequence ATGAAAAACCAAACCAAAATCATTTTGTCTGTAATTATCCTATTAGTGATAGGGTTTATATTTTTCTATCCTAGAATGGAGCTTTTCACTGAAGGAGAGACAGCAGGTACTGAAAGTGTGGCTACAGGAGTTCAGTCAAACCTTCCTGTAAATGTGATTAAACTGAAGGAAGAACCTCTGGAAAGCAACTTAAATATCACAGGTTCTCTTATACCAAATGAAATCGTGAACTTAAGGCCGGAAGTAAATGGGTTGGTAGAGAAAATAACGTTTAAGGAAGGGCAGTTTGTAAAAAAGGGAACCCCCTTGCTGTATTTAAATGATGACGAGCTAAAAGCCCAATTTGACAGGCTAGCGTATACAAAAAAATTGTATGAAAGTCAGGAGAAAAGGCAAAAGCAATTATTGACTAAAGAGGCCATTAGCCAAGAAGAATACGACATAGTCCTGAACCAATACAATACCAATCTTGCAGATTTACGTTTAATCGAAGCTCAATTAAGTAAAATGGTTATTAGAGCGCCATTTGATGGAGAATTGGGATTTAGGCAGATATCAGAGGGAAGTGTGATCGGTACATCGGATCTTATCGCCACCATTGTCAATGTGGATCCTATCAAGATAGAATTCTCTATTCCTGAGCGGTATTCTAATGAAATAAAGGTAGGAACAATCATTTATTTTAACTCAAATGTATCCGATGATGAAGCTGAAGGAAAGGTTTATGCCATTGAACGGAATATTGATGCAGCAACCAGAACTTTAAAAATTAGGGCACAAAGCCCAAATAGAGAAAAGAAATTTCTTCCCGGAATGTTTGTGAGGGTCCGTTTGGTTTTAGATGAAGTGTCAGATGCCATTCTTGTCCCGTCTGAATCTGTGATTCCGGAATTGGAAGGGTACAAGGTTTTTGTGGCCAAAGATGGTGTCATCGAATCCAGAAGAGTGGAGATCGGTCAAAGATCAGATACTAGGGTACAGTTGTTGGAAGGGGTAAAACCCGGAGAACTGGTATTAACTACAGGTGTACTGCAAGCAAAGGATGGAATGTCCGTTGATGTTAACTTAACGAACTGA
- the crtD gene encoding 1-hydroxycarotenoid 3,4-desaturase CrtD — protein MNGKKVIIIGAGIAGLAASIRLSIKGFQVDVFEANSYPGGKLTEIIMDGYRFDAGPSLFTLPEQIDELFALAGLKTEDFFRYKRLEVNCNYFWEDGARLSAYSDLDKFTKEVAYQFGEQPENIKKALDKSAYIYKYLAPLFMHRSLHKWSTWLNKKAMASYFRIGKFGLFHTMNQANQRQFKHPKLAQLFNRYATYNGSNPYQTPATLNIIPHLEFNKGAYFPTEGMHSITSSLYTLAKQLGVNFHFNKAVDKILVKDKVAIGIQAGGKSYDGNYILNNMDMVTAYKTLLNEEKQPTRLLKQPKSSSALIFYWGVKKVFPELDLHNILFSKDYAKEFKAIFKDKDIDDDPTVYINITSVQKANDAPEGAMNWFTMINVPNDQGQDWEYLKAKARKAIIRKINATLHTDIEPLIEVEQILDPIGIATKTSSANGALYGNSSNNRYAAFLRHPNYSSKIKNLYFCGGSVHPGGGIPLCLLSAKIVADMIPKP, from the coding sequence ATGAATGGGAAAAAGGTAATAATAATAGGGGCCGGTATAGCAGGCTTGGCAGCTTCGATTCGATTATCGATTAAAGGGTTTCAAGTAGATGTATTTGAAGCAAACTCCTATCCCGGTGGAAAATTGACCGAAATTATTATGGACGGTTATCGATTTGATGCTGGCCCTTCTCTATTTACTTTACCTGAGCAAATAGATGAATTATTTGCTTTAGCAGGCTTAAAAACCGAAGACTTCTTTCGATATAAGAGGCTCGAGGTTAATTGCAATTATTTTTGGGAAGATGGTGCAAGGTTAAGTGCTTACTCTGATTTGGATAAATTCACTAAAGAGGTAGCGTATCAATTCGGGGAGCAACCGGAAAACATCAAAAAAGCACTTGATAAATCAGCCTATATTTACAAGTACCTCGCCCCTTTGTTTATGCATAGGTCTTTACACAAGTGGAGTACTTGGCTAAATAAAAAAGCCATGGCTTCCTATTTTAGGATAGGTAAATTTGGTCTTTTTCACACCATGAATCAAGCCAATCAACGACAGTTTAAACATCCAAAACTGGCTCAACTATTTAATAGGTATGCCACCTACAACGGGTCGAACCCTTACCAAACTCCAGCTACTCTAAATATTATTCCCCACCTGGAATTTAATAAAGGGGCTTATTTTCCCACCGAAGGCATGCATTCGATTACTTCCAGCCTTTACACACTTGCCAAACAATTGGGCGTAAACTTTCACTTTAATAAGGCCGTGGATAAAATCTTAGTCAAAGATAAAGTAGCCATTGGAATACAAGCAGGAGGCAAATCTTATGATGGCAATTATATCCTTAACAACATGGACATGGTTACGGCCTATAAAACCCTACTTAATGAGGAAAAACAACCCACACGCTTATTAAAACAACCCAAATCCAGCTCTGCTTTGATTTTTTACTGGGGTGTTAAAAAGGTTTTTCCTGAACTCGATTTACACAACATTCTTTTCAGTAAGGATTATGCAAAGGAATTTAAAGCTATTTTTAAAGATAAGGACATCGATGATGATCCTACAGTGTATATTAATATCACCTCAGTGCAAAAAGCAAATGATGCGCCTGAAGGTGCCATGAACTGGTTCACGATGATCAATGTACCTAACGACCAAGGTCAGGATTGGGAATACTTAAAAGCCAAAGCTCGAAAAGCTATCATTAGAAAAATAAATGCCACCTTACATACGGATATTGAGCCATTGATTGAAGTGGAACAAATCTTAGACCCTATTGGTATAGCTACTAAAACTTCATCAGCGAATGGTGCCCTGTATGGAAACAGTTCAAACAACCGTTATGCTGCATTTTTAAGACACCCTAATTATAGCTCAAAAATTAAGAATTTGTATTTTTGTGGAGGGAGTGTGCATCCCGGAGGTGGCATCCCATTGTGTTTATTGTCTGCAAAAATCGTAGCAGACATGATTCCGAAACCTTAA
- a CDS encoding MltF family protein has translation MSKISISSVFLLIIAFELTSCKPNVEEKKVPEYWENPAVLDFDAIKKRGFIRAVVDNSSTSYYIYRGRTMGYEFELLRNLANQLGVSLRLIVKHDLEDGFRLLNKGKADIVAINFEVNEERKKLANFTAPLNSMKTVVVQRKDQSHVDSLTQLSNKKVYIKKGTIYKERLSVLSDSLSLSLAIEEKNTSLEDLINQVIEEKIDYTVVDNDIALVNATYNDLLDVSLTVSQPNPVAWAIRKNAPQLEAKINEWIERIDRTGYKAILYHKYFLNKKNSYHRSSSAFSSVSGDRISAYDEIIKKGADNLGWDWRLLAALVYKESRFNHSAVSYAGAVGLLQLMPVTLQRFGVNDPNNPNESLRGGVNYLKYLDGFWLDRVPDNNERIKFILASYNVGHGHVQDAWRLAYKYGKDNKRWKNVAYYLERKSKPEVYRDPWVKSGYAKGHVTVRYVREVYGLYESYKVLVAS, from the coding sequence ATGTCAAAAATCAGCATTTCTAGCGTTTTCTTGCTTATTATAGCCTTCGAATTGACTTCTTGCAAGCCAAATGTAGAAGAAAAAAAAGTGCCGGAATATTGGGAAAACCCTGCTGTGTTAGATTTTGATGCCATTAAAAAAAGAGGTTTTATTAGGGCAGTTGTAGATAACTCTTCTACCAGCTATTATATCTATAGGGGTCGGACCATGGGCTATGAATTTGAGTTGCTGCGGAATTTGGCCAATCAATTGGGAGTGAGTCTAAGGTTAATTGTTAAGCATGACCTAGAAGATGGATTTCGCCTCCTGAATAAGGGGAAAGCAGATATTGTTGCCATAAACTTTGAAGTGAACGAAGAGCGAAAAAAGTTAGCCAATTTTACGGCACCTCTTAATAGCATGAAAACGGTGGTGGTCCAGCGTAAGGATCAATCCCATGTGGATAGCCTAACCCAACTTTCTAATAAAAAGGTTTATATAAAAAAAGGAACGATTTATAAAGAAAGGCTTTCTGTACTTAGCGATTCTCTCTCACTTTCCTTGGCTATCGAAGAAAAGAATACAAGTTTGGAAGACTTGATCAACCAGGTAATTGAAGAAAAGATTGACTATACGGTAGTGGACAATGATATCGCTTTGGTGAACGCAACCTACAATGACCTGTTAGATGTAAGCCTTACGGTGAGTCAACCTAACCCTGTAGCTTGGGCCATCAGAAAAAATGCCCCCCAGTTGGAAGCCAAGATCAATGAGTGGATAGAGAGAATAGATCGAACAGGCTACAAAGCCATATTGTATCACAAGTATTTTCTTAATAAGAAAAACAGTTATCACAGGTCCTCTTCAGCTTTTTCTTCAGTTTCAGGTGATAGGATTTCTGCTTACGATGAAATTATAAAAAAAGGTGCCGATAACCTGGGCTGGGACTGGAGGTTATTGGCTGCCTTAGTGTATAAAGAAAGTCGCTTTAACCATTCCGCTGTCTCCTATGCAGGAGCAGTAGGTTTGCTACAGTTGATGCCTGTTACCTTGCAGCGCTTTGGGGTAAATGACCCAAACAATCCCAATGAAAGTTTAAGAGGAGGGGTGAATTATCTCAAATACTTGGACGGATTTTGGCTTGACCGAGTGCCTGATAACAATGAAAGAATAAAATTTATTTTGGCTTCCTACAATGTGGGGCATGGTCATGTTCAAGACGCTTGGCGCTTGGCCTATAAATATGGGAAAGACAACAAAAGGTGGAAGAATGTGGCCTATTACCTTGAGAGAAAGTCCAAACCTGAAGTGTATCGAGATCCGTGGGTAAAAAGTGGGTATGCCAAAGGCCATGTGACGGTTCGCTATGTGCGAGAGGTCTATGGACTATATGAGTCCTATAAGGTTTTGGTAGCTTCTTAA